Within Pseudomonas paeninsulae, the genomic segment AGGCAAAGATGAACTGGCCACCCTTGAGCTGATCGACCACCATCCGCGCCACCTCCGGACGTACCGCCGGGCAACCGAGACTGCGACCGATCCGCCCCTGACTGCGCGCCAGGCGCGGGTCGACATAGCTGGCGGCGTGGATGACGATGGCGCGCTCGCGAGCCCGGTCGTTCACCCCCGGTTCGAGGCCGTCCATGCGCAACGAGTAGCCGTGCTTGCCGCTGTAGCTCTCCGCCGCGCGGAACAAGCCCAGACTGGATTGATGACTGTCCTGCGTGTTGGAAAAGCGCGTAGCCAGATTCTCGCCAGACATCCGCCCGTGGGCAACCAGGTCGTTCAACAGCAGCCGTTGACGTTTTAAATCGAAGATCCACAACCGCCGCGCCGTGGACGGCTGCGCATAGTCGATCACCGCCAGGCGCTGCGCCGGCTCAGCACCATGACTGACCGCACATTGCATGGCTGCCAGCGCATGCTCAAGCACCTGGCGATCGAGCCCGGGTGCGACGCGCGTCAGGCTGTCGAGCAGGGGTCGTGGCGCGGATTCCGCCGCCAGCCAGGGCGATGCCAGCAGACAAAGGCCAATCAGGTTGAGGCCGAGCCGGCGGAGTGATGTGATCATGGGCAGGAAGCTCCTGTGTACACTGCGGGCAATATTTGGCGACCGCCGCGAGCGCCTGTTTTTTCTAAACGCCCCGGGCATGACCCGCACCGACTGCGACAACCCATTCGACGGCGCAACAGCTCGTTGCAAAATGGAGCGGGCGACGGCAAGACAAGGCGGTTCGACTCGTCTCAGCAACGCTGAAACGCCTAGCGCCGTATTTTTCAACGGCTTGGTAGAGTCATCACGGAACTGGCGATCATGGACTTCAGCGCGCGATTGTACAAAAAAACCGCACATTACCTGACCGCCGGCTGTCTGCTGGCGATCACGGCCCAGGCCTACGGCGCCGATGACGACGCTAGCCAGGCGATCCGCCAGAGCTTCGCTGCGCACCCCAGTGCCTGCGCCTCGACGCTGGCGGCCGCCGAGCTGCAGAGCTCCAGTTTGCTCCACGAACTCTATGCCCAAGAGGCATTCCTCCCTCTCTGGCAAGAGCCTAGCCGACGCGGGGCGCTGCTGCATGAACTGGAACAACTGGCCGATGACGGCCTCGACCCGAACGAGTATCTACTCGACAGCCTGCGCACCACGCTGCCGAAGGATATTCAGCAACGCGCCTGCGCCGACCTGCTGATCAGCCACAGCTACCTGCAAGCCCTGCAACACCTGTCACGCGGACGCGTGGCGCAGGAACCGATCGAACCTTTCTGGCGCGCCCCCGACAGCGTCAGCCCGACACCACGCCCCAGCGTGCTCAGCATGGCCGGGCAAGGAATCGACGACCTGCCGGCGGCCTTCGCCACGGCGCGCCCGATCCTGCGCCAGTACCAGCAACTGCGCCGCGCCTATGCCGAGCGGCGGCGCCTGCCGCTCGCCGAGTGGACGCCGATTCCCGGCGGTCGCCTGCTGCGCCCGGACATGCGCGATGCGCGCGTCCCCCTTCTGCTCGCCCGTCTGGCCGCAGAAGGTTATATAGACGAACGACCCGCAGTCGCCAGCGACCACTATGACGCCACCCTGGTGACCGCCACGCAGCGCTTCCAGACTCGCCACGGCCTGCAGGCCGACGGCATGATCGGCCCCGACAGCCTGACCGCCCTCAACACCAGCGCGGCCGCACGCCTCGAGCAACTGCGGGTCAACCTCGAGCGCTGGCGCTGGCTGGCCGGCGATATCGAGGCACAAACCTTACTGGTTAACATCGCCGGCGGCCAACTCAGCTATTACCGCGACCATCAGCTGCTGTGGCAGGGCCGCGCCCAGGTCGGGCGGCCGGAACGCCAGACGCCACAGCTAAAATCGCTGGTCAGCCGCCTGACCCTAAACCCCACCTGGACCGTGCCGCCCACCATCATGCGCGAGGACAAACTGCCGGCGATCCGCCG encodes:
- a CDS encoding murein L,D-transpeptidase catalytic domain family protein, which translates into the protein MITSLRRLGLNLIGLCLLASPWLAAESAPRPLLDSLTRVAPGLDRQVLEHALAAMQCAVSHGAEPAQRLAVIDYAQPSTARRLWIFDLKRQRLLLNDLVAHGRMSGENLATRFSNTQDSHQSSLGLFRAAESYSGKHGYSLRMDGLEPGVNDRARERAIVIHAASYVDPRLARSQGRIGRSLGCPAVRPEVARMVVDQLKGGQFIFAWYPDQDWLQGSAYLNCKTAQLASLR
- a CDS encoding L,D-transpeptidase family protein; amino-acid sequence: MDFSARLYKKTAHYLTAGCLLAITAQAYGADDDASQAIRQSFAAHPSACASTLAAAELQSSSLLHELYAQEAFLPLWQEPSRRGALLHELEQLADDGLDPNEYLLDSLRTTLPKDIQQRACADLLISHSYLQALQHLSRGRVAQEPIEPFWRAPDSVSPTPRPSVLSMAGQGIDDLPAAFATARPILRQYQQLRRAYAERRRLPLAEWTPIPGGRLLRPDMRDARVPLLLARLAAEGYIDERPAVASDHYDATLVTATQRFQTRHGLQADGMIGPDSLTALNTSAAARLEQLRVNLERWRWLAGDIEAQTLLVNIAGGQLSYYRDHQLLWQGRAQVGRPERQTPQLKSLVSRLTLNPTWTVPPTIMREDKLPAIRRDLGYLALHQMRVLDRDGNPLDPTKVDWQHPGAIILRQDAGPKNPLGQLVIRFANPFSVYLHDTPSQHLFSKSPRAFSSGCVRIEGIVELLDTLLPADDCAEIARLLASGNTKEFPLRERLPIVLAYWTAEVDADGELILRNDLYARDQSVLAALQRNTY